Proteins encoded together in one Pseudomonadota bacterium window:
- a CDS encoding O-antigen ligase family protein: protein MKGRSLRRPLTERAKERSRALAGRSVLRGWPSLLFLFFLSTPLFVVSGYAPDGALFCTLYDLPKGCLIAAAGPLFCGLFCVALARNPEAAAQAGAFFRRALGFKLLFLLLILMALAGLAAPVKAAAGFTFGNFFLLTLLGLVLAGLFRRVALRWAAVYGLLAALVIFSVFGIVQFAGYRIPFLMPILGPASTLGYRNPAADFIALVLPFVFFAAWRQWRRRRADRGRGALLLVGALLLAAGAALALLFMNYSRAAILALLVEALVLSVWLFWRKAEGPDPGWRRRGLRALLAALLLTGLMLVLVMSFTQSRRRVMASFENLRRGGVARLLEFRYYHWGNTLMMIKENPVLGVGPGNWRFTYPLYYQSFAKDPLFNYKMQVRRAHNDYLQLAAECGIPALLVFLWLWGRQFYLLRYPEPTGDEADWRLPLLASLSAFSVIMFFSFPLQMAYSRMFCFFLLALGEARVWPELSK, encoded by the coding sequence ATGAAAGGACGTTCTCTCCGCAGGCCCTTGACCGAGCGGGCCAAAGAGCGCTCGCGAGCCCTTGCCGGCCGGTCGGTTTTGAGGGGCTGGCCGAGCTTGCTCTTTCTTTTTTTTCTGAGCACGCCGCTGTTCGTGGTTTCCGGATATGCTCCCGACGGGGCGCTTTTCTGCACCCTTTATGATTTGCCGAAAGGCTGTTTGATCGCCGCCGCCGGCCCGCTGTTCTGCGGCCTCTTCTGTGTGGCGCTGGCGCGCAATCCGGAAGCCGCCGCTCAGGCGGGGGCGTTTTTTCGGCGGGCGTTGGGATTTAAACTGTTGTTTTTGCTGTTGATCCTGATGGCGCTGGCCGGTTTGGCGGCGCCGGTAAAGGCCGCCGCCGGTTTTACTTTCGGCAACTTTTTTTTACTGACTTTATTGGGCCTGGTGCTGGCCGGCTTATTTCGGCGGGTGGCGTTGCGCTGGGCCGCGGTATACGGTTTATTAGCGGCGTTGGTTATTTTTTCCGTTTTTGGAATCGTGCAGTTTGCGGGCTACAGGATTCCTTTTCTGATGCCCATTCTGGGTCCGGCGTCAACCCTGGGTTATCGGAATCCGGCGGCTGATTTCATCGCCCTGGTTCTGCCGTTTGTGTTTTTTGCCGCCTGGCGCCAGTGGCGGCGCCGGCGGGCCGACCGTGGTAGAGGTGCTCTGCTTTTGGTCGGCGCGCTGTTGCTTGCGGCCGGAGCGGCCCTGGCCCTGCTTTTTATGAACTATTCCCGGGCGGCGATACTGGCCCTGCTGGTTGAGGCCCTGGTGTTGTCGGTTTGGCTGTTTTGGCGAAAGGCGGAGGGTCCTGATCCCGGCTGGCGGCGGCGAGGGCTGCGGGCTTTGCTCGCGGCGCTGCTGTTGACGGGGTTGATGCTGGTTCTGGTCATGTCGTTCACGCAAAGCCGACGGCGGGTCATGGCGAGTTTTGAGAATTTGCGGCGGGGCGGCGTTGCCCGGTTGCTGGAGTTTCGTTATTATCATTGGGGCAATACCCTGATGATGATCAAGGAAAATCCGGTTCTGGGGGTGGGGCCCGGCAACTGGCGTTTTACTTATCCGCTTTACTACCAAAGTTTCGCCAAGGATCCTTTGTTCAACTATAAGATGCAGGTGCGGCGGGCCCATAATGACTATTTGCAACTGGCGGCCGAATGTGGTATCCCGGCCTTGCTGGTTTTTTTATGGCTCTGGGGACGGCAGTTTTATCTTTTGCGTTACCCGGAGCCGACCGGCGACGAAGCCGACTGGCGGCTGCCGTTGCTGGCTTCACTTTCCGCTTTTTCGGTGATCATGTTTTTTTCTTTTCCCCTGCAGATGGCCTACAGCCGTATGTTCTGTTTTTTCCTGTTGGCGTTGGGCGAGGCGCGGGTATGGCCGGAATTATCGAAATAA
- a CDS encoding tetratricopeptide repeat protein, producing the protein MTRKGWLLAAGLFFLVFLAVAWFGWHSLARSLAMTRLKADFAAAEQALGSRQPRLAARACAAGIMAYQRGLEHRVYYPEISSEYLTAGNCYRQLNQPRAALQCYEEGLRYDPWSISLLTSLGSCRFALGEPRQALAALEKSQAIYPVKKELQPLLRRLRAAFQGETR; encoded by the coding sequence ATGACGCGTAAAGGGTGGCTGCTTGCGGCGGGACTTTTTTTTCTGGTTTTTCTGGCGGTTGCCTGGTTCGGCTGGCACAGCCTGGCCCGCTCTCTGGCCATGACCCGACTCAAAGCCGATTTCGCGGCCGCCGAACAGGCCCTTGGTTCCAGGCAACCAAGGCTTGCCGCGCGGGCCTGTGCGGCGGGAATAATGGCCTATCAGCGCGGCCTGGAGCACCGGGTTTATTATCCGGAAATCAGCAGTGAGTATCTGACGGCGGGAAATTGTTACCGGCAGCTGAATCAACCTCGGGCCGCCCTGCAATGCTATGAAGAGGGTTTGCGTTACGATCCTTGGTCGATCAGTCTGCTGACCAGTCTGGGGAGCTGTCGCTTTGCTCTGGGGGAACCGCGGCAGGCCCTGGCCGCCCTGGAAAAAAGCCAGGCGATCTATCCGGTGAAAAAGGAACTGCAACCGCTTCTGCGACGGTTGCGAGCCGCCTTTCAGGGAGAAACTCGATGA